A single window of Sulfitobacter sp. JL08 DNA harbors:
- a CDS encoding DUF3604 domain-containing protein: MPIGKTLTGALLTLSTVLPSSAAAQQASGPDFSVPKNEIVEKTENYSPFVNFEAPDRVFWGDSHLHTSYSWDAGLVGNTLGPDEAYRFAKGQQVIASSGQPVKLVRPLDWLVVADHAESLGVAVLIERSDPAILKSEVGRTTHDLYKKGKIYEAFENWGLNVIVGGNDPLKDPALTRTVWEEIIDHAENHNTPGQFTAFIGYEWSSAPGGNNLHRIVITRDGAAEAKKVLPFAAYESDDPEKLWDWMEIYEEKTGGQILAIPHNGNISNGVMFSVETQSGEPIDQDYAERRAKWEPLYEVTQMKGDGESHPFLSPNDEFADYENWDRGNWAGEPKTPEMLPHEYARGGLKVGLQMEEQLGINPFKFGLIGGTDSHTSLATSREDNYFGKVSLMEPGLDRFEGEIVPDPQNAGTGTYEFETIASGLQGVWAKENTREALWDAMKRKETYATTGSRMTVRVFGGWEYDADDVLRPDFAKTGYLGGVPMGGDLQNAPGGMAPKLMIRTLRDPDGANLDRVQVVKGWLDSNGQAQELVYDVVCSDDREIIEARCERSVGNTVNIEAATYTNDIGDSLLMAFWEDPDFDPTQRAFYYVRVLEIPTPRWTTYDAAFYGVDLPEGVPPSQQDRAYTSPIWYTP; the protein is encoded by the coding sequence ATGCCTATTGGAAAAACGCTAACTGGCGCACTGCTCACTTTGAGTACAGTCCTGCCGTCATCGGCCGCTGCCCAACAAGCGAGCGGGCCTGATTTTTCCGTACCGAAAAACGAAATTGTCGAGAAGACAGAAAATTATTCCCCTTTCGTAAACTTCGAGGCACCTGATCGTGTCTTCTGGGGAGATTCACATCTGCACACTTCGTATTCTTGGGATGCTGGATTGGTAGGCAATACGTTAGGCCCGGATGAGGCTTATCGCTTTGCGAAAGGTCAGCAGGTTATTGCAAGCTCTGGACAGCCGGTCAAACTGGTCAGACCTCTGGATTGGCTGGTGGTAGCTGATCACGCAGAGAGCCTTGGTGTCGCTGTACTTATCGAGCGTTCAGATCCCGCCATTCTAAAAAGCGAAGTCGGCCGGACGACGCATGACCTGTACAAAAAAGGCAAGATCTACGAAGCCTTTGAAAACTGGGGTCTAAATGTCATCGTTGGGGGCAATGATCCGCTCAAAGACCCTGCGCTGACCCGCACTGTCTGGGAAGAGATCATAGACCACGCTGAAAACCACAATACCCCCGGGCAGTTTACGGCCTTCATCGGCTACGAATGGTCATCAGCGCCAGGTGGCAATAATCTGCACCGCATAGTCATAACGCGGGATGGTGCTGCGGAGGCGAAAAAAGTTCTACCGTTCGCTGCCTATGAGTCCGACGACCCCGAGAAACTGTGGGATTGGATGGAAATCTACGAAGAAAAAACCGGAGGGCAGATTCTCGCTATCCCCCACAACGGCAACATCTCAAATGGTGTGATGTTCTCAGTCGAGACCCAGTCTGGAGAGCCAATAGACCAAGACTACGCCGAGCGTCGCGCCAAGTGGGAACCTCTCTATGAGGTCACTCAAATGAAAGGTGATGGAGAGTCGCATCCGTTCCTGTCACCGAACGACGAGTTCGCCGACTATGAAAATTGGGATCGTGGAAATTGGGCCGGTGAGCCAAAAACACCGGAAATGTTGCCACATGAATACGCCCGGGGTGGATTGAAGGTCGGCCTTCAAATGGAAGAACAACTCGGCATCAACCCATTCAAGTTTGGATTGATCGGTGGAACCGATTCACACACCTCGCTGGCCACCAGTCGAGAAGACAACTATTTTGGCAAAGTGTCATTAATGGAACCCGGTCTCGACCGGTTCGAAGGAGAGATCGTCCCCGATCCGCAGAATGCGGGCACAGGTACGTATGAATTTGAGACCATAGCGTCGGGGCTTCAAGGTGTCTGGGCAAAGGAAAACACGCGCGAGGCGTTGTGGGATGCGATGAAACGCAAAGAAACATATGCAACGACGGGTAGCCGTATGACGGTCCGGGTGTTCGGCGGCTGGGAGTATGACGCCGACGATGTGCTGCGGCCAGACTTTGCCAAGACGGGCTATCTGGGCGGTGTACCCATGGGCGGTGATTTGCAGAACGCGCCTGGCGGCATGGCCCCAAAACTGATGATCCGCACACTGCGTGACCCGGACGGAGCGAACTTAGATCGCGTTCAAGTTGTCAAGGGTTGGCTCGATTCAAACGGCCAGGCGCAAGAGCTTGTCTATGATGTCGTTTGCTCCGACGACCGAGAAATCATTGAAGCCCGTTGTGAACGCTCCGTCGGCAATACTGTCAACATTGAGGCTGCCACATACACCAACGATATTGGCGATTCACTTCTGATGGCGTTCTGGGAAGATCCTGACTTCGATCCAACCCAGCGTGCCTTCTACTATGTTCGGGTTCTTGAGATTCCGACGCCACGCTGGACAACATATGATGCGGCCTTTTACGGCGTCGATCTGCCTGAAGGCGTACCGCCGTCACAGCAGGATCGGGCATACACTTCTCCGATCTGGTATACGCCATAG
- a CDS encoding HIT family protein, with protein sequence MSANQSFQQLETYIREQMRMSHVYQPVMLQVLLEKGGSASTEDVAKALLSYDRSQVEYYEIRTKNMVGKVLTQNGVIEPVKDGRRIVGYRLVASDLSEQEIAALIELCQQRLSAYIGQRGDGIWGHRGIADGYVPGSVRYEVLKRAKHRCELCGAHEDQAALHVDHIVPRAKGGSDDLSNFQALCVTCNTNKRDRDDTDFRDVLASYGIRDQACIFCTIGEDRIIAENELCYAIRDGFPVTPMHTLVIPKRHVADHFDLYQPELNAIQTLLKEQREQILAADPSVTGFNVGINAGADAGQTIFHVHVHLIPRRKGDVADPRGGVRGVIPEKQTY encoded by the coding sequence ATGAGCGCAAACCAATCCTTTCAACAGCTTGAGACCTACATCCGCGAACAGATGCGGATGTCTCATGTTTATCAGCCGGTCATGCTTCAGGTTCTGCTGGAAAAGGGTGGCTCCGCATCGACCGAGGACGTTGCCAAGGCTCTGCTGAGCTATGATCGCTCGCAGGTCGAGTACTATGAAATCCGAACAAAAAACATGGTCGGCAAGGTACTCACGCAAAATGGCGTGATCGAGCCGGTCAAAGATGGACGGCGCATTGTCGGATACAGGCTGGTGGCCAGCGATCTGTCTGAACAGGAAATCGCTGCACTCATTGAACTCTGCCAGCAACGTCTGTCCGCCTATATCGGTCAGCGAGGCGATGGCATTTGGGGGCATCGCGGCATTGCGGATGGCTACGTTCCTGGCTCGGTCCGGTATGAGGTGCTCAAGCGCGCCAAGCACCGTTGTGAGCTATGCGGGGCCCATGAAGACCAAGCCGCGCTGCATGTCGATCATATCGTGCCACGCGCCAAAGGCGGAAGCGACGACTTGAGCAACTTTCAGGCGCTCTGCGTCACATGCAACACGAACAAGCGAGACAGGGACGATACCGATTTTCGGGACGTGCTGGCATCCTACGGCATCAGAGATCAAGCCTGCATATTTTGCACAATCGGCGAAGACAGGATCATCGCCGAGAACGAGCTTTGCTACGCGATCCGTGACGGATTTCCCGTTACCCCAATGCACACGCTGGTCATCCCCAAGCGGCATGTGGCCGATCACTTCGACCTCTATCAGCCCGAGTTGAACGCGATCCAGACGTTGCTCAAGGAACAGCGCGAACAAATTCTTGCCGCAGACCCCTCCGTCACAGGATTCAATGTCGGGATCAACGCCGGGGCCGATGCCGGTCAGACCATCTTCCATGTCCACGTTCACCTGATCCCGCGTCGGAAGGGCGACGTTGCCGATCCCCGCGGCGGCGTGCGAGGGGTCATTCCTGAGAAGCAGACGTATTAG
- a CDS encoding recombinase family protein — protein MDIKARPNRRLRCAIYTRKSSEEGLDMEFNSLDAQREACEAYIASQRSEGWVATRERYDDGGFSGGTLERPGLKQLLADIDDGLIDVVVVYKIDRLSRSLMDFSKLVEIFDRNGVTFVSVTQSFNTTTSMGRLTLNILLSFAQFEREVIGERIRDKVAASRKRGIWMGGYVPLGYDVQDRKLLVNDDEAASVRRIFERFVELGSATVLARELRRDGFRNKQGTLIDKGYLYRLLNNRVYRGEAVHKGKAYPGEHDAIIDNDLWDRAHAILKESPRKRANNSRSRTPALLKGLIFSDTGAAMTPTSTKKGAKLYRYYVSMDVIRNRETGEETAPMRLAAGMVEDAVVTEVRRILQTPEVVTKVITALNQQDGAVSEADAIAALHEFSALWAQLFPAEQARIIQLLIRRVTVTAAGLEVDIRREGITGVIREMVAPRNLEAAE, from the coding sequence ATGGACATCAAAGCCCGCCCCAACCGCCGCCTGCGCTGTGCGATCTACACCCGCAAGTCGAGCGAGGAAGGGCTCGACATGGAATTCAACAGCCTCGATGCCCAGCGAGAGGCCTGCGAAGCCTATATCGCCAGCCAGCGATCCGAGGGCTGGGTTGCGACCCGCGAACGTTACGACGATGGCGGTTTTTCCGGTGGCACCCTCGAGCGGCCCGGTCTCAAGCAGCTTCTGGCCGACATCGACGATGGCTTGATCGACGTCGTCGTGGTTTACAAGATCGACCGTCTGTCGCGGTCGCTAATGGATTTTTCCAAGCTGGTTGAGATCTTCGACCGTAACGGTGTCACCTTCGTCTCGGTCACGCAGTCGTTCAATACCACCACGTCAATGGGACGGTTGACGCTGAACATCCTTCTCAGTTTCGCCCAGTTCGAGCGTGAGGTCATCGGCGAGCGGATCCGCGACAAGGTGGCGGCTTCGCGCAAGCGCGGGATCTGGATGGGCGGCTATGTTCCGCTGGGCTATGATGTGCAGGATCGCAAACTGTTGGTGAACGATGACGAGGCCGCATCGGTCCGTCGCATTTTCGAGCGGTTTGTCGAACTCGGGTCCGCCACGGTTCTGGCACGCGAACTCCGCCGCGACGGCTTCCGTAACAAGCAGGGTACGCTGATCGACAAGGGTTACCTCTATCGGCTCCTGAACAACCGCGTTTATCGTGGTGAAGCCGTCCACAAGGGTAAGGCTTATCCCGGCGAGCACGACGCGATAATCGACAACGACCTCTGGGATCGGGCGCACGCCATCCTGAAGGAAAGCCCCCGCAAACGCGCAAATAACAGTCGGTCGCGGACCCCCGCTCTCCTGAAAGGGCTCATCTTCAGCGACACCGGCGCAGCCATGACGCCCACAAGCACGAAGAAAGGCGCGAAGCTTTACCGCTACTATGTGTCAATGGACGTTATCCGGAACCGCGAGACCGGCGAAGAGACCGCCCCGATGCGGCTGGCGGCTGGAATGGTCGAGGACGCGGTCGTGACCGAGGTCCGGCGCATCCTGCAAACGCCAGAAGTCGTGACGAAGGTGATCACGGCCCTGAACCAACAGGATGGCGCGGTTTCGGAGGCGGACGCCATCGCGGCATTGCATGAATTCAGCGCGCTCTGGGCGCAACTGTTCCCGGCCGAGCAGGCAAGGATCATCCAGCTCCTAATCCGGCGCGTTACTGTCACCGCCGCAGGTCTTGAGGTGGACATTCGGCGCGAGGGAATCACGGGCGTCATCCGTGAGATGGTCGCGCCGCGCAATCTGGAGGCGGCAGAATGA